The following are from one region of the Cloacibacillus sp. An23 genome:
- a CDS encoding ABC transporter ATP-binding protein: MARMLEVNNIFCSYDHVPVLHGISLHVEEGEIVAILGANGAGKSTTMRTIAGLMHPESGSVSFCGEDISKKPAFEIIKHGISYVPEGRRLFSKLTVRENLELGAFSVTDKNVVAQRIEEMYELFPILKDRSGQTAETMSGGEQQMCAIARGLMSRPKLILLDELSLGLQPSLVERVLETVGEIRKRGVTVLLVEQMVQEALEIADRGYVIQTGRVVHEGTAEELLNSDEVRKAYMGM, translated from the coding sequence ATGGCGCGGATGCTCGAAGTAAACAACATATTCTGCTCTTACGACCATGTTCCGGTTCTTCACGGAATATCGCTTCATGTCGAAGAAGGAGAGATCGTCGCTATACTCGGCGCAAACGGCGCGGGAAAATCGACGACGATGCGCACGATAGCCGGACTCATGCACCCGGAATCCGGAAGCGTCTCGTTCTGCGGCGAAGACATCTCAAAAAAACCGGCGTTCGAGATAATAAAGCACGGTATAAGCTATGTCCCGGAAGGACGCAGGCTCTTTTCCAAATTGACCGTGCGCGAAAATCTGGAGCTCGGCGCATTCAGCGTGACGGACAAGAACGTTGTGGCGCAGCGCATCGAAGAAATGTACGAGCTTTTCCCGATACTCAAAGACCGCTCCGGCCAGACCGCCGAGACGATGAGCGGCGGCGAGCAGCAGATGTGCGCCATCGCGCGCGGCCTCATGTCGCGCCCGAAGCTCATACTGCTGGACGAGCTTTCGCTGGGCCTCCAGCCGAGCCTTGTCGAGCGCGTGCTTGAAACCGTAGGCGAAATTCGCAAGCGCGGGGTCACAGTCCTGCTGGTAGAACAAATGGTGCAGGAAGCTCTCGAAATAGCGGACCGTGGCTACGTAATCCAAACGGGGCGCGTAGTGCATGAAGGCACGGCCGAAGAGCTGCTAAACTCCGACGAAGTGCGTAAGGCTTATATGGGGATGTAG
- a CDS encoding ABC transporter ATP-binding protein, translating to MALLEVRNLTMKFGSLLANSDVSFDVEKGSIVGLIGPNGAGKTTLFNCVAGLYKPTGGKIFFDGEDVTDLPAYKMARLGLARTFQVVRPLKEMSVFENILVGAYMRTSDTAKASEVAERCMELCFLSEHRNKLAGGLTIGNKKRLEVARALATEPKLLLLDEAVAGLTSTEVKEMVNVIVRLREQGVTILMVEHIMEAIMPIADKIVVLASGKKIAEGKPAEIVHDPVVITAYFGEKFSKRLHGEGKQ from the coding sequence ATGGCGCTTCTTGAGGTCAGAAACCTTACGATGAAATTCGGATCGTTGCTCGCAAACAGCGACGTCTCTTTCGATGTGGAAAAGGGCAGCATCGTCGGACTGATAGGGCCGAACGGCGCGGGCAAGACGACTCTCTTCAACTGCGTTGCGGGGCTGTACAAGCCTACTGGCGGTAAAATTTTCTTCGACGGGGAAGACGTCACCGACCTTCCGGCGTACAAAATGGCCAGGCTCGGCCTAGCGCGCACCTTCCAGGTCGTGAGGCCCCTCAAAGAGATGTCCGTCTTTGAAAATATCCTCGTCGGAGCGTACATGCGCACTAGCGACACCGCGAAGGCGAGCGAGGTGGCGGAGCGCTGCATGGAGCTTTGTTTTCTCTCTGAGCACAGAAATAAACTGGCGGGCGGGCTGACCATAGGAAACAAAAAGAGGCTTGAGGTGGCCCGCGCCCTCGCGACTGAACCGAAGCTGCTGCTGCTCGACGAGGCCGTCGCCGGACTGACTTCCACAGAGGTCAAAGAGATGGTCAACGTCATCGTCCGACTTAGGGAGCAGGGAGTAACCATACTGATGGTCGAGCATATCATGGAAGCGATAATGCCCATCGCGGATAAAATAGTCGTCCTTGCCAGCGGGAAAAAAATAGCCGAAGGCAAGCCCGCCGAAATCGTACACGACCCGGTGGTTATAACGGCGTACTTCGGAGAGAAGTTCAGTAAACGCCTGCACGGGGAGGGGAAGCAGTAA
- a CDS encoding branched-chain amino acid ABC transporter permease yields the protein MSMTKKDKLWYAFIIIAVALPCIPGVIGGSFFGHVATMVLLYASMAQSWNIISGYGGQVSFGHSVFFGIGAYGAGLAVVKFGSLPWFGAPLGMLAAAAVSIIISYPCFRLKGHYFAIATFAIVEIFNRLFMIWDAVGGALGLDYPILPDGWLNFSWSSTKTGYYIGALAIFLLVFGIVRHIEKNRMGYYLLAVREGQETAESLGVNSTVVKLGAMATSAALAALCGAFFAQYNYRVDPPMVMSLDMSMKFVLITILGGLGTFWGPFLGALVLIPLQEYTRAYLSHLGPGVDLIIFGLIIIIVMVKEPRGIMGLLGYISRKLGKTQDSAERGGDR from the coding sequence ATGAGTATGACGAAAAAAGACAAGCTCTGGTACGCGTTTATAATTATAGCCGTCGCGCTGCCGTGCATACCCGGCGTCATAGGCGGGTCGTTCTTCGGACACGTAGCGACTATGGTTCTGCTGTACGCCTCCATGGCGCAGTCGTGGAACATCATAAGCGGCTACGGCGGACAGGTCTCGTTCGGACACTCCGTATTCTTCGGCATCGGAGCTTACGGAGCCGGGCTCGCCGTCGTCAAATTCGGCTCGCTGCCGTGGTTCGGCGCGCCTCTCGGAATGCTGGCAGCCGCGGCCGTTTCTATAATAATCAGTTATCCGTGCTTCCGGCTCAAAGGGCATTACTTCGCCATAGCGACCTTCGCTATAGTCGAGATATTCAACAGGCTCTTCATGATATGGGACGCCGTAGGCGGAGCGCTCGGCCTTGACTATCCGATACTCCCCGACGGCTGGCTGAACTTCTCGTGGTCGAGCACCAAGACGGGATACTACATCGGAGCTCTCGCTATATTCCTGCTCGTATTCGGCATCGTCCGCCATATTGAGAAAAACCGCATGGGATACTATCTGCTTGCCGTCCGCGAAGGACAGGAGACGGCAGAATCGCTCGGCGTCAACAGCACCGTCGTCAAGCTCGGCGCGATGGCGACGTCCGCCGCGCTCGCGGCTCTCTGCGGCGCTTTCTTCGCTCAATACAACTATCGCGTCGATCCGCCGATGGTCATGTCGCTCGACATGTCGATGAAATTCGTGCTCATTACGATACTCGGCGGACTCGGAACCTTCTGGGGGCCGTTCCTCGGCGCGCTCGTACTGATACCGCTCCAGGAATATACGAGGGCCTACCTCTCTCACCTCGGCCCGGGTGTGGACCTCATAATCTTCGGGCTCATCATCATAATAGTTATGGTCAAAGAGCCGCGCGGCATAATGGGGCTTCTAGGCTACATCTCGAGGAAGCTCGGCAAAACGCAGGATTCTGCTGAAAGAGGAGGGGATCGCTGA
- a CDS encoding branched-chain amino acid ABC transporter permease — protein sequence MSSFLQVLIDGILSGLLYALVAAGLSMIWGVMDVINFAHGEFLMVAMYVCYWLGFILGLDPLFTWIASGIFLFVMGALTYKFVIKHSLGKAAMAPLLATFGLSMLLKNFCMNRFSPNFRLLSGTMLDGKTFEIGGAIVSVPQLVTGIFALVILAALYWLIKKTRLGWAIQATAMDKEAAELMGIDTEKIYLLVFGIGGACVGVAGGLMTTYLAVHPEVGALFSLIAFVVVALGGFGSIPGALAAALLIGLVESFSGFYIAAVVKYVAVFAIYLIVILVRPKGLFGW from the coding sequence ATGAGCAGTTTTCTGCAGGTCCTTATAGATGGTATATTGAGCGGTCTCCTTTACGCTCTCGTCGCCGCCGGACTCAGCATGATATGGGGCGTCATGGACGTAATCAACTTCGCCCACGGCGAATTCCTCATGGTGGCGATGTACGTCTGCTACTGGCTCGGATTCATCCTCGGGCTCGACCCGCTGTTCACTTGGATCGCATCCGGCATATTCCTGTTCGTCATGGGAGCCCTGACGTATAAATTCGTCATAAAGCACAGCCTCGGCAAAGCGGCTATGGCTCCGCTGCTCGCTACGTTCGGCCTTTCGATGCTTTTGAAGAATTTCTGCATGAACCGCTTCTCCCCGAATTTCCGTCTCCTCTCGGGCACGATGCTTGACGGCAAGACGTTTGAAATCGGAGGCGCCATAGTATCAGTACCGCAGCTCGTCACCGGGATATTCGCGCTCGTGATACTCGCCGCGCTCTACTGGCTCATCAAGAAAACGCGCCTCGGCTGGGCTATACAGGCCACCGCGATGGACAAGGAAGCGGCTGAGCTGATGGGCATAGACACTGAAAAAATCTACCTGCTCGTATTCGGCATCGGCGGAGCCTGTGTCGGCGTCGCGGGCGGGCTTATGACCACATACCTCGCCGTCCATCCGGAGGTCGGCGCACTCTTCAGCCTCATCGCGTTCGTCGTCGTCGCGCTCGGCGGCTTCGGCAGCATCCCGGGGGCCCTGGCCGCCGCCCTGCTCATCGGCCTTGTAGAGTCTTTCTCCGGATTCTACATCGCCGCGGTCGTCAAATACGTCGCAGTGTTCGCCATATATCTGATAGTTATACTTGTACGGCCCAAGGGCCTCTTCGGGTGGTGA
- a CDS encoding ABC transporter substrate-binding protein, giving the protein MKKRAVTVAMSVFCAAFLATSAFAAEEIKIGALFPLTGPAAVSGQNCINSVLAAADFINEANPEINAPLAAGEGLLGGKYVIKIVQADHQGKPDVAKSEAERLYNQEKVFAIIGCYNSAATKPASAVAERAKKIFLCGCSSSAELTERGYKYFFRHAPTDAIESVEFVDYIDYLNKEKNAGIKTMGLIYENTEFGKHAAAEAKKAAAKINLEVVADVPFNNGATNLNSEVQKLKAANPDAVFGAALGGDYSLWVRTMKQLNWLPKIALNYCTGYQNPAVQKELADDGNFFMGGMGYSPELAAKFMPEAIKIQDKYYTPRSNQPFDSDSIQEAVMLMVLAQAIEKAGGPDTEKVLQVLKTEEFPSVMSLSGSVKFGEDGQNIKALSVITQLESQKYNTVFPLKYKDAEPTFPMTPWDKR; this is encoded by the coding sequence ATGAAGAAGCGTGCTGTAACTGTTGCTATGTCCGTTTTTTGTGCCGCCTTTTTAGCCACTTCGGCTTTCGCAGCCGAAGAGATCAAGATAGGCGCCCTGTTCCCGCTGACCGGTCCCGCCGCCGTCTCCGGGCAGAACTGTATCAACTCCGTCCTTGCCGCGGCTGACTTCATCAACGAAGCCAACCCCGAAATCAACGCGCCTCTTGCCGCGGGCGAAGGACTTCTCGGCGGAAAGTACGTCATCAAGATAGTCCAGGCCGACCACCAGGGCAAGCCCGACGTCGCCAAGTCGGAGGCCGAGCGTCTTTATAACCAGGAAAAAGTTTTCGCGATAATCGGATGCTACAACAGCGCCGCTACGAAGCCCGCGAGCGCCGTCGCCGAACGCGCGAAGAAAATATTCCTCTGCGGATGCTCGAGCTCCGCTGAACTCACAGAGCGCGGCTACAAATATTTCTTCCGCCACGCTCCGACCGACGCCATAGAGTCGGTAGAGTTCGTAGACTACATCGACTATCTCAACAAAGAAAAGAACGCCGGCATAAAGACGATGGGCCTCATCTATGAGAACACCGAGTTCGGCAAGCATGCCGCCGCGGAAGCGAAAAAGGCCGCCGCGAAGATCAACCTCGAAGTCGTTGCGGATGTACCGTTCAACAACGGCGCCACGAACCTCAACAGCGAAGTCCAGAAGCTTAAGGCCGCCAACCCCGACGCGGTGTTCGGCGCGGCTCTCGGCGGCGACTATTCGCTCTGGGTCCGCACGATGAAGCAGCTCAACTGGCTGCCGAAGATCGCCCTCAACTACTGCACGGGCTACCAGAACCCGGCGGTGCAGAAGGAGCTTGCTGACGACGGCAACTTCTTCATGGGCGGCATGGGCTACTCGCCGGAACTCGCCGCGAAATTCATGCCTGAAGCCATAAAGATCCAGGACAAGTACTACACGCCGAGATCCAACCAGCCGTTCGACAGCGACTCCATCCAGGAAGCCGTCATGCTCATGGTCCTCGCGCAGGCGATAGAGAAGGCCGGCGGCCCCGATACCGAAAAAGTCCTCCAGGTTCTAAAGACCGAAGAGTTCCCGTCGGTGATGTCGCTCTCCGGCTCCGTCAAATTCGGCGAGGACGGCCAGAATATAAAGGCCCTCTCCGTCATAACGCAGCTTGAGAGCCAGAAGTACAACACCGTATTCCCGCTTAAGTACAAAGATGCCGAGCCCACGTTCCCGATGACCCCGTGGGACAAGAGATAA
- the purS gene encoding phosphoribosylformylglycinamidine synthase subunit PurS, whose amino-acid sequence MIFHAEAIITPREGVLDTQGKAVEKTLTHLGYKGLEEVRVGRIVTMRIDAESGDAAAEAVKNMCQDLLANDLIETYKISVREA is encoded by the coding sequence ATGATTTTCCATGCAGAGGCCATAATCACTCCGCGTGAGGGAGTCCTCGACACACAGGGCAAAGCCGTTGAAAAAACGCTTACGCATCTCGGCTATAAGGGGCTTGAAGAAGTCCGTGTCGGACGCATCGTGACGATGCGCATCGACGCCGAAAGCGGCGACGCGGCGGCGGAGGCCGTGAAGAATATGTGCCAGGATCTGCTGGCCAACGACCTTATAGAGACCTATAAGATATCGGTGCGGGAAGCTTAA
- the purQ gene encoding phosphoribosylformylglycinamidine synthase subunit PurQ: protein MKTAVVVFPGSNCDRDVQRAVSETLKTSVEMVWHEETKFASEPDLVILPGGFSYGDYLRSGAMAARSPIIAAVKEHAAAGKLLLGICNGFQVLTETKLLPGALLTNTTTTFICKRSYIRVEQTDNFFTYGLKKGEVVQYPIAHHEGLYFLPPAELEELEKAGRVVFRYADPNTGEAGAQYAPNGSLNGIAGICNEKGNILGLMPHPERATVSHLNGGTDGAAFWLSIARGFAERSAC, encoded by the coding sequence ATGAAGACAGCCGTCGTCGTTTTTCCAGGGAGCAACTGCGACCGCGACGTTCAGCGCGCAGTCTCCGAGACCTTAAAGACATCGGTCGAGATGGTCTGGCACGAGGAGACTAAGTTCGCCTCTGAACCAGACCTCGTCATCCTTCCAGGCGGCTTCTCCTACGGCGACTATCTGCGCTCAGGCGCGATGGCCGCGCGCTCGCCCATAATCGCGGCGGTAAAGGAGCACGCCGCGGCCGGCAAGCTCCTGCTCGGCATATGCAACGGTTTCCAGGTGCTTACGGAGACGAAGCTGCTTCCTGGAGCCCTCCTTACCAACACGACCACCACATTTATATGTAAGAGATCATACATCCGAGTGGAACAAACGGATAACTTTTTCACATACGGGCTCAAAAAGGGAGAAGTCGTACAGTATCCCATAGCCCACCACGAAGGACTGTATTTCCTGCCGCCCGCCGAACTCGAAGAACTTGAGAAGGCGGGCCGCGTCGTTTTCCGCTACGCCGACCCAAATACCGGGGAGGCCGGCGCTCAGTACGCGCCCAACGGCTCGCTGAACGGCATAGCGGGAATATGCAACGAAAAAGGCAACATCCTCGGCCTTATGCCGCACCCCGAGCGCGCCACGGTTTCGCATCTGAACGGCGGCACGGACGGCGCGGCGTTCTGGCTTTCTATCGCGCGCGGTTTCGCAGAAAGGAGCGCTTGCTGA
- the purL gene encoding phosphoribosylformylglycinamidine synthase subunit PurL — MGFREVGLSESEYKRIQELLGREPNDLELELIGVMWSEHCSYKSTRPLLRTFPSKGKYVLQGQGENAGVVDMGEGWGFAFKVESHNHPSAVAPFQGAATGVGGIIRDIIAMGARPSVSMDGLFFGDASLRKTQNLAKGIVEGIGSYGNSVGVPVVGGKTFYSPCYNDNPLVNAFSAGFVRLDKMASSQTAKPGDYAVLLGSKTGRDGIAGASFASRELDEDARASKPQIQIGDPFEEKLLIECCMDLLDKNLIASMQDMGAAGILSSSSEIAHKSGCGINIQVEKIPLREADMQPWEIFLSESQERMLLIVEEEKLAPVFDMAKHYGLDCAIVGEMTDTRRYRVYKNGALEADLPTSILGDTPEIHWPSEEPRDLPERQALDLSTLKCGDAGEELLAMLSCPNGRRKNAIWEQYDSMVQLHTIAGPGEPAAIVEVPQTERACVLTMEAEPYKCWTDPYTGAAEAMALSLRGIWLTGADALGMTNCLNFASPEFPEKFYELKECLRGLADTCRALDCPVVSGNVSLYNETANDRIYPTPLVVTAGLAVERDKTVRAGKTEPGDLLYLVGPKEGSLGATRYQEAKNGRPLGKTVAPDCEAEKKFRDAALATAHGQLAKSGRVVAGGGLATTLANEAIASGTGMKLALAPETSLEALLFSEGGPRAVYSVAPENAAAFEKTWESLGCAKIGEAGGDSFEWQGIMNLPLAKLTAAFTGEN; from the coding sequence ATGGGTTTCCGCGAAGTCGGGCTTTCTGAGTCCGAATATAAGAGAATACAGGAGCTGCTCGGGCGCGAGCCGAACGACCTCGAACTCGAGCTCATCGGCGTAATGTGGTCCGAGCACTGCAGCTATAAATCCACCCGCCCGCTGCTGCGCACCTTCCCGTCCAAGGGCAAGTACGTGCTTCAGGGACAGGGCGAGAACGCAGGCGTCGTAGACATGGGCGAGGGCTGGGGCTTCGCCTTCAAGGTCGAGAGCCACAACCATCCTTCGGCTGTAGCGCCGTTCCAAGGCGCGGCGACTGGGGTCGGCGGCATCATCCGCGACATCATCGCGATGGGCGCGCGCCCGTCCGTGTCGATGGACGGACTTTTCTTCGGCGACGCTTCGCTGCGCAAGACGCAGAACCTCGCCAAGGGCATCGTCGAAGGCATAGGCTCTTACGGCAACTCGGTCGGCGTCCCCGTCGTCGGCGGCAAGACCTTCTATTCGCCGTGCTACAACGACAACCCGCTCGTAAACGCTTTCAGCGCCGGCTTCGTCCGCCTCGACAAGATGGCGAGCTCGCAGACCGCAAAGCCGGGAGACTACGCGGTGCTGCTCGGCTCGAAGACCGGACGCGACGGCATAGCGGGCGCCTCTTTCGCGTCGCGCGAGCTCGACGAGGACGCGCGCGCGAGCAAGCCGCAGATTCAGATAGGCGACCCGTTTGAGGAAAAACTGCTGATAGAGTGCTGCATGGACCTGCTCGACAAGAACCTTATCGCGTCGATGCAGGACATGGGCGCGGCTGGAATTCTCTCGTCGTCGAGCGAGATAGCCCACAAGAGCGGCTGCGGCATAAACATCCAGGTCGAGAAAATCCCGCTCCGCGAGGCCGATATGCAGCCGTGGGAGATATTCCTTTCAGAGTCGCAGGAGCGTATGCTCCTTATCGTCGAAGAAGAAAAGCTCGCGCCGGTTTTCGACATGGCTAAACATTACGGACTAGACTGCGCGATAGTCGGCGAGATGACTGACACCAGACGCTACCGCGTCTACAAGAACGGCGCGCTCGAAGCCGACCTTCCTACCTCCATACTCGGCGACACGCCGGAGATACACTGGCCCTCCGAAGAACCCAGGGATCTGCCGGAGCGTCAGGCGCTCGACCTTTCGACGCTGAAATGCGGCGACGCCGGCGAAGAGCTGCTCGCGATGCTCTCCTGCCCGAACGGACGCAGGAAGAACGCTATTTGGGAACAGTACGACTCTATGGTGCAGCTCCACACGATAGCCGGCCCGGGAGAACCGGCGGCGATAGTCGAGGTCCCGCAGACGGAGCGCGCCTGCGTGCTCACGATGGAGGCCGAGCCTTACAAGTGCTGGACCGATCCTTACACCGGAGCCGCCGAGGCGATGGCGCTCTCGCTGCGCGGGATATGGCTCACCGGGGCCGACGCGCTCGGCATGACGAACTGCCTTAATTTCGCCTCGCCGGAGTTCCCCGAGAAATTCTACGAACTCAAGGAATGCCTGCGCGGTCTCGCCGACACATGCCGCGCTCTCGACTGCCCCGTCGTTTCCGGCAACGTCAGCCTTTACAACGAAACGGCGAACGACAGGATATATCCGACGCCGCTCGTCGTGACGGCCGGCCTCGCGGTGGAACGCGACAAGACGGTACGCGCCGGAAAAACCGAGCCCGGAGACCTCCTCTACCTCGTCGGGCCGAAGGAAGGCTCGCTCGGAGCGACGCGCTATCAGGAGGCCAAGAACGGCAGGCCGCTCGGCAAGACTGTGGCGCCCGACTGCGAAGCAGAGAAGAAATTCCGCGACGCGGCGCTCGCAACGGCTCACGGCCAGCTTGCGAAGTCGGGCCGCGTAGTCGCCGGAGGCGGGCTCGCAACTACGCTCGCCAACGAAGCGATAGCTTCGGGAACGGGCATGAAGCTTGCGCTCGCCCCGGAAACATCGCTCGAGGCGCTGCTCTTCTCCGAGGGCGGCCCGCGCGCGGTATACTCCGTAGCGCCCGAGAATGCCGCTGCGTTTGAGAAGACATGGGAAAGCCTCGGCTGCGCCAAGATAGGCGAAGCCGGCGGTGATTCCTTCGAATGGCAGGGAATAATGAACCTGCCGCTCGCGAAGCTGACCGCGGCGTTCACGGGGGAAAATTAA
- the purF gene encoding amidophosphoribosyltransferase, whose amino-acid sequence MCGVFGAYSTKGSPVLEDIYLGLCALQHRGQLSAGVAWTDDGTVRIKKGLGLVHEALSQNELAKIDAHAAIGHVRYATAGGTRPENCQPLGADYAQGPIAIAHNGNLTNARALAAYLAYKGAIFQTTCDSETILQLIAHQPGAVPLEALETALSKVEGAYSLVVLLNDCLIAARDPWGFRPLAIGRRGEDYFVSSESCAFDIIGAEMVRDVEPGEILVIDKRGIISRKRPPKPRHYRCAFEYVYFARPDSVIDGRSVYRTRKELGATLARCGGCPKNAVVAGMPDSGTLAAIGLAEEAGADFEAGVVRNRYVGRTFIQPTQRVREAGVKIKLNPQPGIFDGREAVIVDDSLVRGTTAGRIVSMIRGSGAAKVHMRIASPPVRFPCYYGIDTPTSAELMAAQMSVPELCRKIDADSLEYISCDELCRAIGLPKDELCTACFDGDYLEEEEKNDLLGF is encoded by the coding sequence ATGTGCGGAGTTTTCGGGGCTTACAGCACGAAAGGGAGCCCCGTACTTGAAGACATATATCTCGGCCTCTGCGCGCTCCAACACAGGGGCCAGCTCTCCGCCGGCGTCGCGTGGACAGATGACGGAACGGTACGCATCAAAAAAGGACTCGGCCTCGTCCACGAGGCCCTGTCGCAGAACGAGCTCGCGAAAATAGACGCTCACGCCGCGATAGGCCACGTCCGCTACGCGACGGCGGGCGGGACGCGCCCCGAGAACTGTCAGCCGCTCGGCGCGGACTACGCGCAGGGCCCGATAGCTATCGCGCACAACGGCAACTTGACAAACGCGCGCGCACTCGCGGCTTACCTCGCCTACAAGGGCGCAATATTCCAGACCACCTGCGACTCTGAGACGATACTGCAGCTCATCGCGCATCAGCCGGGCGCGGTGCCTCTTGAAGCGCTGGAGACTGCACTCTCGAAAGTTGAGGGAGCTTACAGCCTCGTCGTCCTCCTGAACGACTGCCTTATCGCGGCGCGCGACCCGTGGGGCTTCCGTCCGCTCGCAATCGGCAGGCGCGGCGAAGACTATTTCGTTTCTTCAGAGTCCTGCGCTTTCGACATAATCGGCGCGGAGATGGTGCGCGACGTCGAACCGGGCGAGATACTGGTGATAGACAAGCGCGGCATAATTTCGCGCAAACGGCCTCCGAAGCCGCGCCATTACAGATGCGCTTTCGAATACGTATATTTCGCGCGTCCCGACAGCGTCATAGACGGGCGCTCGGTATACAGGACGCGCAAGGAGCTCGGCGCAACGCTCGCGCGCTGCGGCGGCTGCCCGAAGAACGCCGTCGTCGCCGGGATGCCGGACAGCGGAACTCTAGCCGCCATAGGCCTCGCGGAAGAGGCGGGGGCGGATTTCGAGGCCGGCGTCGTGCGCAACCGCTACGTAGGCCGCACATTCATACAGCCGACACAGCGCGTGCGCGAGGCCGGCGTCAAGATAAAGCTCAATCCGCAGCCGGGGATATTCGACGGCAGGGAGGCGGTCATAGTAGACGACAGCCTCGTGCGCGGCACGACCGCGGGACGCATAGTTTCCATGATACGCGGCAGCGGCGCGGCAAAGGTCCACATGCGCATAGCTTCGCCGCCGGTGCGCTTCCCGTGCTATTACGGCATCGACACGCCGACCTCCGCCGAGCTGATGGCGGCGCAGATGTCAGTGCCGGAGCTTTGCCGCAAAATCGACGCGGACTCGCTGGAATATATAAGCTGCGACGAGCTTTGCCGCGCGATAGGTCTTCCGAAGGACGAGCTCTGCACGGCCTGCTTCGACGGCGATTATCTCGAGGAAGAAGAAAAGAACGATCTTCTTGGATTTTAA
- the purC gene encoding phosphoribosylaminoimidazolesuccinocarboxamide synthase, producing MNLTKKDFIYEGKAKRLYTTEDPKYVIVEYKDSFTAFNGQKKATMSGKGVLNNKISSKLFKLLADNGVESHFVEQIDDTHQLVKRVQIVPLEVIVRNITTGSLCKRLGVKEGMELPRPLFEMCYKDDALGDPFIIEDHALLFGWATKEELDKIKETSLRVNSILKDYFAKLGVVLVDFKLEFGKDCDGNLILADEISPDTCRFWDKSTGDHLDKDRFRKDLGNVLGAYEEIWRRISA from the coding sequence ATGAATCTCACGAAGAAAGATTTCATCTACGAAGGCAAGGCAAAGAGGCTTTACACGACCGAGGACCCGAAGTACGTCATAGTCGAGTACAAGGACAGCTTCACGGCCTTCAACGGGCAGAAGAAGGCGACCATGAGCGGCAAGGGCGTCCTCAACAACAAGATATCCTCAAAGCTTTTTAAGCTTCTCGCCGACAACGGAGTCGAGTCGCACTTCGTCGAGCAGATAGACGACACACACCAGCTCGTCAAGCGCGTTCAGATCGTACCGCTTGAGGTCATCGTCCGCAACATCACGACCGGCTCGCTCTGCAAGCGCCTCGGCGTGAAAGAAGGCATGGAGCTTCCGCGCCCGCTCTTCGAGATGTGCTACAAGGACGACGCCCTCGGCGACCCGTTCATCATCGAGGACCACGCGCTGCTCTTCGGCTGGGCCACAAAAGAAGAACTCGACAAGATTAAGGAGACCTCGCTCCGCGTCAACTCGATACTCAAGGACTACTTCGCGAAGCTCGGCGTCGTGCTTGTGGACTTCAAGCTCGAGTTCGGCAAGGACTGCGACGGCAACCTCATCCTCGCCGACGAGATATCGCCGGACACCTGCCGCTTCTGGGACAAGTCGACCGGCGACCACCTCGACAAAGACCGCTTCCGCAAGGACCTCGGCAACGTGCTCGGCGCTTACGAGGAGATATGGAGAAGGATATCCGCGTAA